In a genomic window of Rhizophagus irregularis chromosome 11, complete sequence:
- a CDS encoding uncharacterized protein (SECRETED:cutsite_VNA-DT; SECRETED:prob_0.8918); SECRETED:SignalP(1-26), producing the protein MTGKICFVLCIITLSFTLCIITQVNADTEHLPPSKKVSPPLIEEAENNNSDQINTENLKSLLLPFILVYNIIYTLISYIWTFILYVLSPVFWILGILYNVFILTPYTITQKINSYFYPLYMFLTSAALIGILVGGMAGWFSEVITKLLISSTSDELAYEEQENNRIKAEKLKRRAQALANYKARNGGRMPEEFYDKYYNVQNKQGIIQQRGMMEGYGSNYYNNNYNNMDHYRSYEGSGVGEI; encoded by the coding sequence atgacCGGAAAGATTTGTTTTGTACTTTGCATTATAACCTTATCATTCACTCTCTGTATCATAACTCAAGTTAACGCTGACACTGAACATTTACCACCATCAAAAAAAGTATCACCTCCGTTAATAGAAGAAGCCGAGAATAATAATTCGGATCAAATAAACACCGAAAATTTAAAGTCATTATTACTTCCATTTATTCTtgtctataatataatttacactttaatatcatatatatgGACATTCATTCTTTATGTCTTAAGTCCGGTATTTTGGATATTAGGAATTTTATATAACGTATTTATTCTAACACCTTATACTATTACACAAAAgataaattcttatttttatccATTATATATGTTTTTGACGTCAGCAGCTTTAATTGGAATCCTTGTTGGTGGTATGGCAGGATGGTTCTCCGAGgttattactaaattattgATCTCTTCTACAAGTGATGAATTAGCTTATGAGGAACaagaaaataatagaattaaagcAGAAAAACTGAAAAGACGTGCTCAGGCTTTAGCAAATTATAAGGCAAGAAATGGTGGAAGAATGCCtgaagaattttatgataaatattataatgttcAAAATAAACAAGGGATAATACAACAAAGAGGAATGATGGAAGGGTATGGatctaattattataataataattataacaatatgGATCATTACAGAAGTTATGAGGGTTCTGGTGTAggagaaatttaa